A DNA window from Bacteroidota bacterium contains the following coding sequences:
- a CDS encoding YdeI/OmpD-associated family protein — protein sequence MGTRDPRVDAYIAKSADFAKPILEHIRSLVHKACPDVQETMKWSFPHFDYKGMLCSMAAFKQHCAFGFWKASLMNDPDNILSLTRAEAMGHFGKITSPKDLPSDKIMIKYIKEAARLNDEGVKVVKEKAALKRQTKTPRDFLAALKKNKTALTHFERFPPSHKREYVEWIVEAKRPETREKRVAIAIAWLSEGKSRNWKYEKSLTGGNAENTGLAQRT from the coding sequence ATTGGAACACGAGACCCTCGCGTCGACGCCTACATCGCAAAGTCCGCCGACTTTGCCAAACCGATTCTCGAACACATCCGCTCGCTTGTGCACAAGGCATGTCCTGATGTGCAGGAGACGATGAAGTGGAGCTTCCCGCATTTTGATTACAAGGGAATGTTGTGCAGTATGGCGGCATTCAAGCAGCACTGCGCGTTCGGGTTCTGGAAAGCATCATTGATGAACGATCCGGACAATATTCTCTCTTTGACCCGTGCAGAAGCCATGGGACACTTCGGGAAGATCACAAGCCCGAAAGATCTTCCTTCCGATAAAATCATGATCAAATACATCAAGGAAGCGGCAAGACTCAATGATGAGGGCGTCAAGGTTGTCAAGGAAAAAGCCGCGCTGAAGAGGCAAACGAAAACTCCCCGAGATTTTCTTGCTGCGTTGAAGAAGAACAAAACTGCGTTGACACATTTTGAGCGTTTTCCGCCTTCACACAAAAGAGAGTATGTGGAGTGGATCGTCGAAGCAAAACGGCCCGAAACGCGGGAGAAACGTGTTGCCATTGCGATTGCATGGCTTTCAGAGGGCAAGAGTCGTAACTGGAAGTACGAGAAGAGCTTGACAGGGGGGAACGCAGAGAACACCGGGTTGGCGCAGCGTACATAG